One window from the genome of Toxotes jaculatrix isolate fToxJac2 chromosome 17, fToxJac2.pri, whole genome shotgun sequence encodes:
- the LOC121197140 gene encoding cytochrome c oxidase subunit 8A, mitochondrial codes for MPGFLRTISRCAAPALRRHAITQRASLYTTPPKGKMGPLETVVGLGMFSLAILGPSGWILAHLEDYKKKE; via the exons ATGCCGGGGTTCCTGAGGACCATCTCCAGATGTGCTGCTCCAGCCTTGCGGCGACACGCCATCACTCAGAGAGCTAGTCTCTACACTACACCGCCCAAAGGAAAGATGGGTCCACTC GAAACTGTCGTTGGATTGGGCATGTTCTCCCTGGCCATCCTGGGACCATCTGGATGGATCCTGGCCCACCTGGAGGACtacaagaaaaaagaataa
- the rrh gene encoding visual pigment-like receptor peropsin codes for MFVKFKELRTATNFIIINLAFTDIGVAGIGYPMSAASDIHGSWKFGYTGCQIYAALNIFFGMASIGLLTVVAIDRYLTICRPDIGQKMTVRSYNLLIVAAWLNAVFWSSMPIVGWAGYAPDPTGATCTINWRNNDASFISYTMAVIAVNFVMPLSVMFYCYYNVSVTVRRYKASNCLDSLNIDWSDQMDVTKMSIVMIVMFLVAWSPYSLVCLWASFGDPKTIPAPMAIIAPLFAKSSTFYNPCIYVIANKKFRRAIIGMIRCQTRQRITINTQVPMTTSQQPLTQ; via the exons ATGTTTGTGAAGTTCAAGGAGCTCCGCACTGCCACCAACTTCATTATAATCAACCTGGCTTTTACTGACATTGGGGTGGCCGGGATCGGATATCCCATGTCAGCCGCCTCAGACATCCACGGGAGCTGGAAGTTTGGCTACACTGGTTGTCAG ATCTATGCTGCTCTCAACATCTTCTTCGGCATGGCCAGTATCGGCTTGTTGACTGTGGTGGCCATCGACCGCTACCTCACCATCTGCAGACCAGACATAG GGCAGAAAATGACGGTGCGATCGTACAACCTTCTTATTGTGGCGGCGTGGCTCAATGCTGTGTTCTGGTCCTCCATGCCTATAGTGGGCTGGGCCGGCTACGCCCCCGACCCCACGGGAGCCACATGCACCATCAACTGGAGAAACAATGATGC CTCGTTCATCTCTTACACCATGGCAGTGATTGCCGTCAACTTCGTGATGCCTCTGTCCGTCATGTTCTACTGCTACTACAACGTGTCCGTCACTGTGAGGAGATACAAAGCCAGCAACTGCCTGGACAGCCTCAACATCGACTGGTCGGATCAGATGGACGTCACCAAG ATGTCCATAGTGATGATTGTCATGTTCCTGGTGGCCTGGTCTCCCTACTCACTGGTGTGCCTCTGGGCATCGTTTGGTGACCCCAAGACCATACCTGCCCCCATGGCTATCATCGCTCCGCTCTTTGCCAAGTCCTCCACTTTTTACAACCCCTGCATTTATGTTATTGCCAACAAAAa ATTCAGAAGAGCCATCATTGGGATGATCCGATGTCAAACCAGGCAGCGAATCACCATCAATACCCAGGTTCCCATGACAACCTCCCAACAACCTCTGACCCAGTGA